In Sphingopyxis sp. 113P3, one DNA window encodes the following:
- a CDS encoding autotransporter outer membrane beta-barrel domain-containing protein has translation MRKTLLASTCLAAMAAVPAHAETTISTATTTPVKTSTVKSGAPDDIKITKDGSIKPAAGTAVTIDSNHKVVNEGTIEIVNKDGATGISANAGVTGSITNGATGKIIINETYAPTDIDNDGDIDGPFAVGSNRTGILTAGAFTGNIVNSGEITIEGNNSAGIRLGGPLTGKFTNDGSISVLGDNALGVGLQDVTGNVRLAGKIAAIGENATAARLTGDITGALEVQGELTASGYRYTSAPSDPSKLDADDLLQGGPALSIEGDVTGGIILAVPPKDTSETDKDEDKDGIEDAKEGSAAVRSFGSAPAMQVGSASRDIAIGAVAGTGTNFGLIINGGVVGSGVYTGVDSTGLQIGGLGGAVNISGGVSVAGSVNAISKDASATAMRIGAGATVPEIRVSGKVDATTGGKAQDAVATAILVEAGSNVGLIRNSGTVNAKVGGDDATARAIVDLSGNVDMVENSGAISATGAKNAADNIAIDLTANAGGATVKQIAVGEGKTAPSITGDVRFGSGDDVFDIADGTVKGNTSFGAGNNRLKLSGDAVYTGNATFGAGSDSFAMEGSSRFTGLADFGGGSDTLSIGGSSVFSGTLANSSGLGVSVNGGAFDVQGAATIASLSVTGKGVLGVTLDGDDGGTALTVIGNASFDEDSKLALQLTSIDGAEGEHVVLTAGSLTGASNLTAETTLLPYLYKGELTASGNTLVVDVTRKTISELGLNRSEASAFDAAFEALGADEDIEGVFLRIADGDAFRGQLQQMLPEHEGGVFETVTTGSRALARYLQDPNAPFQDEGKWGYWVNQAVWGTSKGIGNTASYDVTGWGISLGAEIKTDIGNFGGSVAFLSGKDGNGSNDNEVSTSQFEGALHWRLRSNGFMANARVSGAPIKMKGTRNFRAEAGAEDIEKTMRGKWDGTLYSASGSLAYDARTRGNLSFRPMVAVDYYKLKEDGYTETGGGDALDLTVLGRSSDELAVTGTVAVGLDFGGADEYDGWTRFEIEAGRRQLVGGSLGATIASFKDGDAFTLIPEERTSGWIGRLRAIAGNSAFQVGGELSAEEQQSHFGWSFRASLKVGL, from the coding sequence ATGCGCAAGACTTTGCTGGCGTCGACCTGCCTGGCCGCAATGGCCGCCGTGCCCGCCCACGCCGAGACGACCATCTCCACCGCGACGACAACACCAGTCAAGACTTCGACGGTGAAATCGGGTGCGCCTGACGACATCAAGATTACCAAGGACGGCTCCATTAAACCGGCCGCCGGTACGGCAGTCACCATCGACAGCAATCACAAGGTCGTCAACGAAGGCACGATCGAGATTGTAAATAAAGACGGCGCGACGGGCATCTCGGCCAACGCCGGGGTCACGGGATCGATCACCAATGGCGCGACCGGCAAGATCATCATCAACGAGACCTATGCCCCCACCGACATCGACAATGATGGTGACATCGATGGTCCCTTTGCAGTCGGCAGCAATCGCACGGGCATTCTGACCGCCGGTGCGTTCACGGGGAACATCGTCAATTCGGGCGAAATCACGATCGAGGGCAATAATTCGGCGGGCATTCGTCTTGGAGGCCCGCTCACCGGGAAATTCACGAACGATGGATCGATATCGGTTCTCGGCGACAATGCGCTGGGTGTCGGACTGCAGGACGTTACCGGAAACGTCCGCCTCGCGGGCAAGATCGCCGCGATCGGCGAGAATGCGACAGCGGCGCGACTGACCGGCGACATCACGGGCGCGCTCGAGGTGCAGGGCGAGCTCACCGCGAGCGGCTATCGTTACACGAGCGCGCCTTCAGATCCCTCGAAGCTCGACGCTGACGATCTCTTGCAAGGAGGCCCCGCGCTGTCGATCGAAGGTGACGTCACGGGCGGAATCATCCTCGCGGTTCCCCCCAAGGACACGAGCGAAACCGACAAGGACGAAGACAAGGACGGTATCGAGGACGCCAAGGAAGGCTCTGCTGCGGTGCGGTCCTTCGGGTCGGCGCCCGCGATGCAGGTCGGTTCGGCAAGCCGTGATATCGCGATTGGCGCCGTCGCCGGCACCGGCACCAATTTCGGTCTGATCATCAATGGCGGGGTCGTGGGCAGCGGCGTCTACACGGGGGTGGATTCGACCGGCCTCCAGATTGGCGGTCTCGGCGGCGCCGTGAATATCTCGGGCGGGGTCAGCGTTGCAGGTTCGGTCAATGCGATTTCGAAGGACGCCTCGGCCACAGCGATGCGGATCGGCGCGGGCGCCACGGTTCCTGAAATCCGCGTGTCGGGAAAAGTTGATGCGACCACGGGCGGCAAGGCGCAGGACGCAGTCGCAACCGCAATCCTCGTCGAAGCGGGCAGCAATGTTGGCCTCATCCGCAACAGCGGCACCGTCAACGCCAAGGTCGGCGGCGACGATGCCACCGCGCGCGCAATCGTCGACCTCTCGGGCAATGTCGACATGGTGGAGAATAGCGGCGCGATCAGCGCGACTGGCGCCAAGAATGCGGCCGACAACATCGCCATCGACCTTACCGCCAATGCTGGCGGCGCGACCGTCAAGCAGATTGCCGTGGGTGAAGGCAAGACCGCGCCCAGCATCACCGGCGATGTCCGTTTCGGCAGCGGCGACGACGTCTTCGACATCGCCGACGGCACGGTGAAGGGAAACACGAGCTTTGGGGCTGGCAACAACCGGCTGAAGCTTTCGGGCGATGCGGTTTATACGGGTAACGCGACCTTCGGGGCAGGAAGCGACAGTTTCGCGATGGAGGGCTCGTCCCGTTTCACCGGACTTGCTGACTTTGGCGGCGGGAGCGATACGTTGAGCATCGGCGGATCGTCGGTTTTCTCCGGCACGCTCGCCAATTCTTCCGGCCTTGGGGTCAGCGTCAACGGCGGCGCCTTCGATGTGCAGGGCGCCGCGACGATCGCGTCGCTCTCTGTCACCGGCAAGGGCGTACTGGGCGTGACGCTCGACGGAGACGACGGCGGTACCGCGCTCACCGTGATCGGGAACGCCAGCTTCGACGAGGATTCGAAACTCGCGCTCCAGCTGACCAGCATCGATGGCGCCGAAGGCGAGCATGTCGTGCTGACGGCGGGCTCGCTGACGGGCGCGAGCAACCTCACCGCCGAAACGACGCTCCTCCCCTACCTCTACAAGGGCGAGCTCACGGCGAGCGGAAACACGCTGGTGGTCGACGTGACCCGCAAGACCATAAGCGAGCTTGGCCTTAACCGGTCCGAGGCGAGCGCCTTCGATGCAGCCTTCGAGGCGCTCGGCGCCGACGAGGATATCGAGGGCGTGTTCCTGCGCATCGCCGATGGCGATGCGTTCCGCGGCCAGCTCCAGCAAATGCTTCCCGAGCATGAGGGCGGCGTGTTCGAGACCGTGACCACCGGATCGCGTGCGCTGGCGCGCTATCTTCAGGATCCCAATGCCCCGTTCCAGGACGAAGGCAAATGGGGCTATTGGGTCAATCAGGCCGTCTGGGGCACTTCGAAGGGCATCGGGAATACCGCAAGCTATGATGTCACCGGGTGGGGCATCTCGCTTGGCGCCGAGATCAAGACCGATATCGGCAATTTCGGCGGCTCGGTCGCCTTCCTGAGCGGCAAGGACGGCAATGGCAGCAATGACAATGAAGTGAGCACCAGCCAGTTCGAAGGCGCCCTCCACTGGCGCCTGCGGTCCAACGGCTTCATGGCGAACGCCCGCGTTTCGGGAGCGCCCATCAAGATGAAGGGCACGCGCAACTTCCGCGCCGAGGCGGGCGCTGAAGACATCGAGAAGACGATGCGCGGCAAATGGGACGGCACGCTCTATTCGGCGTCGGGCTCACTCGCCTATGATGCGAGGACGCGCGGCAATCTTTCGTTCCGACCAATGGTCGCGGTCGATTATTACAAGCTGAAGGAAGACGGTTACACCGAAACCGGCGGCGGCGACGCCCTCGATCTCACCGTGCTTGGCCGAAGCAGCGACGAGCTGGCAGTGACCGGCACCGTTGCGGTGGGCCTCGATTTTGGCGGTGCGGACGAATATGACGGCTGGACGCGCTTCGAGATCGAGGCCGGGCGGCGCCAGCTCGTCGGCGGATCGCTGGGCGCGACGATCGCCTCGTTCAAGGATGGCGATGCCTTCACCCTCATACCTGAGGAACGGACGAGCGGCTGGATCGGCCGGCTGCGCGCGATCGCCGGCAACTCGGCCTTCCAGGTAGGCGGGGAGCTGTCGGCAGAAGAACAGCAGAGCCACTTCGGCTGGTCGTTCCGCGCCAGCCTCAAGGTTGGCCTGTAA
- a CDS encoding sigma-70 family RNA polymerase sigma factor, with amino-acid sequence MTQARDRTDAAQGIEGVLLANRERILRFLALRGAGDAAEDLFQDLWMRLTLRGTGPVADPLAYVMRAANNLMLDRYRSTRQSELRDRAWGESAAVQKPSAESALISREQLALVEQAIAATGERPARIFRRFRVDGVQQRDIAAEMGVSLSTVEADLRKVYAVLTALRRQFDAP; translated from the coding sequence ATGACCCAGGCGAGAGATCGAACCGACGCCGCCCAAGGCATCGAAGGCGTATTGCTCGCCAACCGCGAACGCATCCTGCGTTTCCTCGCGCTGCGCGGCGCGGGCGACGCCGCGGAGGATCTGTTCCAGGATCTGTGGATGCGGCTTACCCTGCGCGGCACGGGACCCGTTGCCGACCCCCTCGCCTATGTGATGCGCGCTGCAAACAATCTGATGCTCGACCGCTATCGCTCGACGCGCCAGAGCGAGCTTCGGGACAGGGCATGGGGGGAAAGCGCCGCGGTCCAGAAACCTTCGGCCGAGAGCGCGCTCATCTCGCGCGAGCAGCTTGCCCTTGTCGAACAGGCAATTGCAGCGACCGGCGAGCGTCCCGCACGGATCTTCCGCCGGTTTCGCGTCGACGGGGTGCAGCAGCGCGACATTGCCGCCGAAATGGGCGTCAGCCTGAGCACGGTCGAGGCTGACCTGCGAAAGGTCTACGCTGTGCTCACTGCGCTAAGGAGGCAATTCGATGCGCCCTAA
- a CDS encoding FecR family protein, translating to MRPNSSSDIEARAIDWVIRQRDPAFSDWDGFADWLAENPVHAEVYDAIASLDADLDAMPPASSPQVVWHEVPARRRVPRRAWFGGAVAAALVAVVSLSSFNLLGDANRIETAAGEHRTVTLPDGSKIEINGASVVTLDDDRPRFARLEQGEAMFQVVHRDEDPFVVEAGSAEIVDLGTAFNVVRRNAQTSVAVSEGVVAYNPRRENVRVAAGQGLDAADGAAPKVKNIEATNVGGWRTGLLVYNGTPLADVADDLRRTAGMEVRVAAEARDVPFRGALVIAQDRARTIADLAALSGTRATRQGSGWVLTR from the coding sequence ATGCGCCCTAATTCCTCCAGCGATATCGAAGCGCGGGCGATCGACTGGGTGATCCGCCAGCGGGACCCCGCCTTTTCCGACTGGGATGGCTTTGCCGACTGGCTCGCCGAAAATCCGGTACATGCCGAGGTCTATGACGCTATCGCGAGCCTCGATGCTGATCTTGACGCCATGCCTCCGGCATCAAGCCCCCAGGTCGTTTGGCACGAGGTGCCCGCGCGGCGCCGCGTGCCTCGCCGCGCCTGGTTCGGCGGCGCGGTGGCCGCTGCGCTGGTCGCGGTCGTGAGCCTTTCAAGTTTCAACCTGCTTGGCGATGCGAACCGGATCGAGACCGCTGCGGGCGAGCATCGCACCGTCACGCTCCCCGATGGGTCAAAGATCGAGATTAATGGCGCCTCGGTGGTGACGCTTGACGACGATCGCCCCCGCTTTGCGCGGCTAGAACAGGGCGAGGCGATGTTCCAGGTCGTGCACCGCGATGAAGATCCCTTCGTGGTCGAGGCGGGCAGCGCCGAGATTGTCGACCTCGGCACCGCGTTCAACGTCGTGCGCCGAAACGCGCAAACGTCGGTCGCCGTTTCGGAAGGGGTCGTTGCCTACAACCCGCGGCGCGAGAATGTGCGTGTGGCAGCCGGCCAAGGGCTCGATGCTGCCGATGGCGCGGCGCCGAAGGTCAAGAATATCGAGGCGACCAACGTCGGGGGCTGGCGCACCGGGCTCCTGGTCTACAATGGAACCCCGCTCGCGGACGTTGCCGATGATCTGCGCCGTACCGCCGGAATGGAGGTGCGCGTTGCGGCAGAGGCGCGCGACGTGCCGTTTCGCGGAGCGCTCGTTATCGCGCAGGATCGGGCACGCACCATCGCCGACCTCGCCGCGCTGTCGGGAACCCGCGCCACGCGGCAGGGCAGTGGCTGGGTATTGACGCGCTGA
- a CDS encoding TonB-dependent receptor domain-containing protein has translation MTGRLPLLIAAAALCAPSTAQAAEEQQFDVPAGSLAGAVPVLSRQAGISVSVADAELWSGRVKPVRGRMSVEDAIRRMLAGSEARAVRVSKTSWRIERRPPSPRVARRATSPPRRTARPGPAPAGIAQPQDEIIVTASKTDLPHSHFAGVATLLDGGDLAFGGERGMESILARMATVSSTHLGSGRNKLFIRGIADSSFTGPTQSTVGQYLGDIRLSYNAPDPDLRLYDVDSVEILEGPQGTLYGAGSLGGIIRVVPKAPSLERMELQAIAGASVTQHGDPGGDLGVIANVPAGERHALRLVGYMLSDGGYIDNPVRGQDDVNRVAIRGGRATLRLDAGDDWTVDLGGVYQATTSRDAQYADKDAPPLTRYSLVEQKARARYGMATLVVAKDWGDLHFQSSNAFIRHRLFERFDASGADGDPRVLDQANRTRMFVSETRLSRPFHEGLGWVVGASFVDNRTRQKREYGELSFQAPITGVTNRITEFTGYGEATFEVLPKLLVEGGLRLSHARLGGSGEDVPFALALAQRAVTAHRTETDLLPSFSVLAKPLRNVTLYARYQEGFRPGGLAIDSNFVRRFRNDQVRTWEGGVRLGEKGRTPFDAHLSVSYSRWRDIQADFIDSNGFPSTANIGDGRITSISGAVAVQPVPSLSLEAGAVYNHSRVDELFAGELRTIATRFSANGEAPEFSALLTRLGQIPNIARYALRGAFNYALPIGDEDLRINGWAHYVGPSRLGIGPILGEGQGDYVDTGLAARLGNERRGLSVTLTNLLDARGNRFALGTPFVEGSAGYLTPLRPRTLRIAIDVAY, from the coding sequence ATGACCGGCCGCCTCCCCCTCCTGATCGCGGCCGCCGCGCTCTGCGCGCCCTCGACGGCGCAGGCGGCAGAGGAGCAGCAGTTCGATGTCCCCGCGGGTAGTCTCGCGGGCGCCGTGCCGGTACTGAGCCGTCAGGCAGGCATCAGTGTGAGCGTCGCCGATGCCGAACTTTGGAGCGGCCGCGTCAAGCCGGTTCGGGGACGAATGAGCGTCGAGGATGCCATTCGCCGAATGCTCGCAGGCTCCGAAGCGCGCGCGGTGCGTGTGAGCAAAACGAGCTGGCGCATCGAACGCCGACCTCCCTCACCTCGCGTCGCGCGCCGCGCGACCTCCCCGCCCCGCCGGACGGCGCGGCCGGGCCCCGCCCCTGCCGGGATCGCGCAGCCGCAGGACGAGATCATCGTCACTGCGTCAAAAACCGATCTTCCCCATTCGCATTTTGCCGGCGTCGCCACCCTTCTCGATGGCGGCGATTTGGCATTTGGCGGCGAGCGCGGGATGGAATCGATCCTCGCGCGGATGGCGACTGTTTCCTCGACCCATCTTGGATCGGGGCGCAACAAGCTGTTTATTCGCGGCATCGCCGATTCGAGCTTCACCGGACCCACCCAGTCGACGGTCGGCCAATATCTGGGCGACATCCGCCTTAGCTACAATGCGCCCGACCCGGACCTCCGGCTCTATGACGTTGACAGCGTTGAGATTCTCGAAGGGCCGCAAGGCACGCTCTACGGCGCGGGGTCGCTCGGCGGAATCATTCGCGTCGTGCCCAAGGCGCCGAGCCTCGAGCGGATGGAATTGCAGGCAATTGCCGGTGCGTCTGTGACCCAGCACGGCGATCCCGGCGGCGATCTCGGCGTGATCGCCAATGTGCCCGCGGGCGAGCGCCATGCGCTTCGCCTCGTTGGCTACATGCTGAGCGACGGCGGCTATATCGACAACCCGGTTCGCGGACAGGATGACGTGAACCGCGTCGCGATCCGCGGTGGCCGCGCGACGCTCCGCCTCGACGCCGGCGACGACTGGACCGTGGATCTGGGCGGGGTATATCAGGCGACAACGTCGAGGGACGCGCAATATGCCGACAAGGACGCGCCGCCGCTGACCCGCTATTCACTCGTCGAGCAGAAAGCCCGTGCGCGCTACGGAATGGCGACGTTGGTCGTCGCGAAGGATTGGGGTGACCTCCATTTCCAGTCATCCAACGCATTCATTCGACACCGCCTGTTCGAGCGCTTCGATGCGAGCGGCGCCGACGGCGACCCACGTGTCCTCGACCAGGCGAACCGGACGCGCATGTTCGTCAGCGAGACGCGGCTGTCCCGTCCTTTCCATGAGGGGCTGGGGTGGGTCGTGGGCGCGAGTTTCGTCGACAATCGGACGCGGCAGAAGCGCGAGTATGGCGAGCTGAGCTTCCAGGCTCCGATTACAGGTGTGACCAACCGTATCACCGAGTTTACCGGCTATGGCGAGGCAACGTTTGAAGTGTTGCCGAAACTGCTTGTCGAAGGCGGTCTCAGGCTGTCGCACGCGCGGCTCGGGGGTAGCGGCGAGGATGTGCCTTTCGCGCTTGCCCTTGCCCAGCGCGCGGTCACCGCGCACCGTACCGAAACCGACCTTCTCCCCTCATTCTCCGTGCTCGCGAAGCCCCTTCGCAACGTCACGCTTTACGCGCGCTATCAGGAGGGGTTCCGTCCAGGCGGCCTCGCGATCGACAGCAACTTCGTACGCCGCTTCCGCAACGACCAGGTCCGCACCTGGGAAGGCGGTGTGCGCCTCGGCGAAAAGGGGCGGACCCCATTTGATGCCCATCTTTCAGTCTCGTACAGCCGCTGGCGCGATATCCAGGCGGATTTCATCGATTCCAACGGCTTTCCGAGCACTGCAAATATCGGTGACGGGCGCATCACGAGCATTTCAGGCGCCGTCGCGGTGCAGCCGGTGCCATCATTGTCGCTTGAGGCAGGCGCAGTCTACAATCACAGCCGTGTCGATGAATTATTCGCCGGCGAACTCAGGACGATCGCGACGCGCTTCAGCGCCAATGGCGAGGCACCGGAATTTTCCGCGCTGCTGACGCGCCTTGGGCAGATCCCCAATATCGCGCGCTACGCGCTGCGCGGTGCTTTCAATTACGCACTCCCCATCGGCGACGAGGATCTGCGTATCAACGGCTGGGCGCATTATGTCGGGCCGTCACGCCTCGGGATCGGTCCGATCCTTGGAGAAGGCCAAGGCGATTATGTCGACACGGGGCTCGCCGCGCGCCTCGGCAATGAGCGGCGCGGCCTGTCGGTGACGCTAACCAATCTTCTCGATGCGCGCGGCAATCGTTTCGCGCTCGGCACCCCCTTTGTCGAGGGGAGCGCGGGCTATCTGACCCCGCTGCGTCCCCGCACGCTGCGAATAGCGATTGACGTAGCCTATTAA
- a CDS encoding acyl-CoA dehydrogenase family protein — MDFTYTETQDMIRDTLARFLGDTYVFETRQKFIASEAGRDPGIWRAIAQDLGMLGASFAEEHGGLGGGALENAIIMEELGKVIAIEPYLSTVVIAGGALKAVGGAQADAMIPEIIAGNAVVAFAYAEPQGRYDLANLRTSAKKDGAGWVLNGHKGVVYAAPWATQLLVTARTGGNQRDRDGVSLFLIDANLPGIVRRDYPTVDGNRASEIYFENVAIPADALLGGEGGGLPLIEQIVDEATVALCAEATGVMQKLHEGTLEYTQQRKQFGVPIAKFQVLQHRMVDMFMEVEQARSMTIMATLKLGLPEKERMTAVSAAKNKVARGAKFVGQNAIQTHGGIGITQELAIGHYFKRATLIEGQFGSADYHMDRYERLALAD; from the coding sequence ATGGACTTCACCTATACTGAAACGCAGGACATGATCCGCGACACGCTGGCGCGCTTTCTGGGCGACACCTACGTGTTTGAAACGCGTCAGAAATTCATTGCCAGCGAGGCCGGGCGTGATCCCGGAATCTGGAGAGCGATCGCGCAGGATCTCGGCATGCTCGGGGCCTCCTTCGCCGAAGAGCACGGCGGACTTGGTGGCGGCGCGCTCGAAAATGCGATCATCATGGAGGAACTGGGCAAGGTTATCGCGATCGAGCCCTATCTTTCCACCGTCGTGATCGCAGGCGGTGCGCTCAAGGCCGTGGGCGGAGCTCAGGCCGACGCGATGATCCCCGAGATCATTGCGGGCAACGCCGTTGTCGCCTTTGCCTATGCAGAGCCGCAGGGTCGCTACGATCTTGCCAATCTCAGGACAAGCGCGAAAAAGGACGGCGCGGGCTGGGTCCTGAATGGTCACAAGGGCGTTGTCTATGCTGCCCCCTGGGCGACACAGCTTCTCGTCACCGCCCGCACGGGCGGCAACCAGCGCGATCGCGACGGCGTGTCCCTCTTCTTGATCGACGCAAATCTGCCCGGCATCGTCCGCCGCGACTATCCGACGGTGGACGGCAATCGAGCGTCGGAGATCTACTTCGAAAATGTCGCGATACCCGCCGACGCGCTGCTGGGCGGCGAGGGAGGGGGGCTGCCGCTCATTGAACAGATCGTCGATGAAGCAACCGTGGCGCTCTGCGCCGAGGCGACCGGCGTAATGCAGAAGCTTCACGAAGGGACGCTCGAATATACTCAGCAGCGCAAGCAGTTCGGTGTGCCGATTGCGAAGTTCCAGGTTCTCCAGCATCGCATGGTCGACATGTTCATGGAAGTCGAACAGGCGCGTTCGATGACGATCATGGCAACGCTGAAGCTGGGTCTGCCAGAAAAGGAGCGCATGACGGCGGTATCGGCGGCGAAGAACAAGGTCGCGCGCGGCGCCAAATTCGTCGGGCAGAACGCCATCCAGACCCACGGCGGCATCGGCATCACGCAGGAACTGGCAATCGGCCATTATTTCAAGCGTGCGACGCTGATCGAAGGCCAGTTCGGCAGCGCTGATTACCATATGGACCGATACGAACGGCTGGCACTCGCCGACTAG
- a CDS encoding acyl-CoA dehydrogenase family protein — translation MDMEFSPEDLAFQQEVRDFIAENYPAELRGKQDEGDELTKEDFLSWHRILYKKGWVAPAWPVEYGGTGWTPTQRFIFSEETARADCIRLMPFGLSMVGPVIYTFGTPEQKARFLPRILSGEDWWCQGYSEPGAGSDLASLRTTAVRDGDDYIVNGQKTWTTMAQHADWGFFLVRTDKDAKQQEGISFLLIDMKSPGITVRPIITLGGEHEVNEVFLEDVRVPVSQRVYEENKGWTCAKFLLAHERTGIAGVASSKRGVERVKQIARTELDGDGPLLANPFFKRKIAELEIDLTALEFTELRGLAGPNAGKGPGPESSLLKIKGSEIQQRLTELTLEAVGHYGAPYFRGFGEGDNAHPIGPDYAHRAAPTYFNMRKTTIYGGSNEIQRNIIAKMVLGL, via the coding sequence ATGGACATGGAGTTCAGCCCCGAAGATCTCGCGTTCCAGCAGGAAGTGCGGGACTTCATCGCCGAAAACTACCCCGCCGAACTGCGCGGCAAGCAGGACGAAGGCGATGAGCTCACCAAGGAGGATTTCCTCTCATGGCACCGCATCCTTTATAAAAAGGGGTGGGTCGCGCCCGCGTGGCCCGTCGAATATGGCGGAACGGGCTGGACCCCGACCCAGCGTTTCATCTTTTCGGAAGAGACCGCGCGCGCCGACTGCATCCGTCTGATGCCCTTCGGCCTCTCGATGGTCGGACCCGTCATCTACACCTTCGGCACTCCCGAACAGAAGGCCCGCTTCCTCCCGCGAATCCTCTCGGGCGAAGATTGGTGGTGCCAGGGATATTCGGAGCCGGGCGCGGGCTCCGACCTCGCTTCGCTGCGCACCACCGCGGTTCGCGACGGCGATGATTATATCGTCAACGGACAAAAGACCTGGACCACGATGGCGCAGCACGCCGACTGGGGCTTTTTCCTGGTCCGAACCGACAAGGACGCAAAGCAGCAGGAGGGAATCAGCTTCCTCCTCATCGACATGAAATCGCCAGGGATCACCGTGCGCCCGATCATCACGCTGGGCGGAGAACATGAGGTCAACGAGGTTTTTCTCGAGGACGTGCGCGTTCCGGTATCGCAGCGCGTCTATGAGGAAAATAAGGGCTGGACCTGCGCCAAATTCCTGCTCGCGCACGAACGTACGGGAATCGCCGGCGTCGCGTCATCGAAGCGCGGGGTCGAGCGCGTCAAGCAGATTGCCCGAACCGAGCTCGACGGTGACGGACCGCTTCTCGCCAACCCCTTCTTCAAGCGCAAGATCGCGGAGCTGGAGATCGACCTCACCGCGCTGGAGTTCACCGAACTGCGCGGCCTTGCCGGTCCGAACGCAGGCAAGGGGCCGGGACCTGAATCGAGCCTGCTCAAGATCAAGGGCAGCGAAATCCAGCAGCGGCTCACCGAACTGACCCTCGAGGCGGTCGGCCATTATGGCGCGCCCTATTTCCGCGGCTTCGGCGAGGGCGATAATGCGCATCCGATCGGGCCGGACTATGCGCACCGCGCCGCGCCGACCTATTTCAACATGCGCAAGACGACAATTTACGGCGGATCGAACGAGATTCAGCGCAACATCATCGCGAAGATGGTTCTGGGGCTTTGA